The following proteins are co-located in the Apis mellifera strain DH4 linkage group LG9, Amel_HAv3.1, whole genome shotgun sequence genome:
- the LOC411744 gene encoding spectrin beta chain isoform X2 yields MTTDISVVRGGWDPTLQQEIVDEYEYDGGNSSSRLFERSRIKALAGERELVQKKTFQKWVNSHLVRCSCRIGDLYVDLRDGKMLIKLLEILSGERLPRPTKGKMRIHCLENVDKALQFLREQRVHLENMGSHDIVDGNPRLSLGLIWTIILRFQIQDITIEETDNQETKSAKDALLLWCQMKTAGYHNVNVRNFTTSWRDGLAFNAIIHKHRPDLIQFEKLSKSNAIYNLNNAFNVAEDKLGLTKLLDAEDIFVDHPDEKSIITYVVTYYHYFSKMKQETVQGKRIGKVVGIAMENDRMIHEYESLTSDLLRWIEGTIEALGDRRFANSLVGVQSQLSQFSNYRTVEKPPKFVEKGNLEVLLFTLQSKMRANNQKPYTPKEGKMISDINKAWERLEKAEHERELALREELIRQEKLEQLAARFNRKASMRETWLSENQRLVSQDNFGFDLAAVEAAAKKHEAIETDIFAYEERVQAVMAVSQELEAENYHDIERINARKDNVLRLWNYLLELLRARRMRLELSLQLQQNFQEMLYILDSMEEIKMRLLTDDYGKHLMGVEDLLQKHSLVEADINVLGERVKAVVQQSQRFLDHGEGYRPCDPAIIVERVQQLEDAYAELVRLAVERRARLEESRKLWQFYWDMADEENWIKEKEQIVSTGDIGHDLTTINLLLSKHKALENEIQSHEPQLMSVAAVGDELVRQKHFGSDRIQERLHEILGMWNHLLDLAAFRRKRLEEAVDYHQLFADADDIDIWMLDTLRLVSSEDVGRDEANVQSLLKKHKDVTDELKNYAATIDQLHQQASSLGEQDAKSPEVLERLASIDSRYKELMELAKLRKQRLLDALSLYKLFSESDGVEQWIGEKNRMLETMVPAKDIEDVEIMKHRYNGFEKEMYANASRVAVVNQLARQLLHVEHPNSEQIVARQNELNQKWAELREKAENKRDELNSAHGVQTFHIECRETVSWIEDKKRILQQTDSLEMDLTGVMTLQRRLSGMERDLAAIQAKLDALEMEAQNIQQQNLEDPEVIKGRIDQIHTIWEQLTQMLKERDAKLEEAGDLHRFLRDLDHFQAWLTKTQTDVASEDTPTTLADAEKLLTQHQNIKEEIDNYTDDYQKMMEYGERLTSEAGDGDTQYMFLRERLNALKMGWEELHQMWVNRKILLSNSLNLQIFDRDARQAEVLLSQQEHILAKDETPANFEQAEHMIKRHEAFMTTMDANDEKINSVVQYAGRLVDEGHFAADKVKRKAESINERRRINREKANQYMEKLKDQLQLQMFLQDCEELGEWVQEKHITAQDETYRSAKTVHSKWTRHQAFEAEIASNKDRLQQLQQAAEELIQQKPDLAEIIKPKVAELADQFEELETTTHDKGERLFDANREVLIHQTCDDIDSWMNELEKQIESTDTGSDLASVNILMQKQQMIETQMAVKARQVTELDKQAEHLQRTVPEDKMEEIKCKKEKVAQRFAQLKAPLIDRQRQLEKKKEAFQFRRDVEDEKLWIAEKMPQATSTEYGNSLFNVHMLKKKNQSLRTEIENHEPRINLVCNNGQKLIDEGHEDSPEFQKLISELTEKWKELKHAVDDRNKHLLQNEKAQQYFFDATEAESWMSEQELYMMVEDRGKDEISAQNLMKKHESLEHAVEDYAETIRQLGETARQLINDQHPLGDQIAVKQSQVDKLYAGLKDLAGERRAKLDEALQLFMLNREVDDLEQWIAERELVAGSHELGQDYDHVTLLWERFKEFARDTEAIGSERVAAVNGIADSLIATGHSDAATIAEWKDGLNEVWQDLLELIETRTQMLQASRELHKFFHDCKDVLGRILEKQNAMSDELGRDAGSVSALQRKHANFMQDLSTLQSQVTQIQEESAKLQASYAGDKAREITNREGEVVAAWNNLQSLCDARRTKLEDTGDLFRFFNMVRTLMIWMDDVVRQMNTSEKPRDVAGVELLMNNHQSLKAEIDAREDNLMACINLGKDLLARNHYASSQIKEKLAALTDHRNALLHRWEERWENLQLILEVYQFARDAAVAEAWLIAQEPYLMSQELGHTIDEVENLIKKHEAFEKSAAAQEERFSALHRLTTFELKEMKRREQEREEEERRKKEEAAAAEAARLAKATPVTSPDEPPSERAEAEGVPSGERPTGEDESHEQRSPTDDEFEGVLQRKHEWESTTKKASNRSWHKVYMVVRGQSLFVYTDQKSYKAAPDQPYKGESPLDLRGATITVASDYTKKKHVFRVKSQSGSDFLFQAKDDSEMNEWVTVLNQAAQGTSGAGTSRAHTLPAPTQAETKRRSFFTLKKN; encoded by the exons ATGACGACCGACATCTCGGTGGTGCGCGGGGGTTGGGACCCGACGCTACAACAAGAGATTGTCGATGAGTACGAATACGACGGGGGAAACTCGAGTTCGAGACTTTTCGAACGTTCACGGATCAAAGCTTTAGCTG GTGAACGTGAATTGGTACAAAAAAAGACTTTCCAAAAATGGGTCAACTCCCACTTGGTTCGATGCTCTTGCCGGATCGGGGACTTGTACGTCGATCTCCGCGACGGGAAAATGCTGATCAAGCTTCTCGAGATCCTCTCCGGGGAACGGTTGCCGCGACCGACGAAAGGGAAAATGCGGATCCACTGTTTGGAGAACGTGGACAAGGCGTTGCAATTCCTACGCGAGCAACGCGTCCACTTGGAAAACATGGGCTCGCACGACATAGTGGATGGAAATCCGCGATTATCCCTAGGCCTCATTTGGACCATAATCTTGCGATTCCAGATACAGGATATCACGATCGAGGAGACGGATAATCAGGAAACGAAATCGGCCAAGGACGCGCTTCTTCTCTGGTGCCAGATGAAAACCGCCGGTTACCATAACGTGAACGTGAGGAATTTCACGACTTCTTGGCGCGACGGGTTGGCGTTCAACGCCATCATTCACAAACACCGGCCAGATTTGATCCAGTTCGAGAAACTGTCCAAGTCGAACGCCATATACAACTTGAACAACGCGTTCAACGTGGCCGAGGACAAGCTCGGTCTGACGAAACTTTTGGACGCGGAGGATATTTTCGTGGACCATCCGGACGAGAAATCGATCATCACTTACGTGGTCACGTATTACCATTACTTCTCCAAGATGAAACAGGAGACGGTGCAAGGTAAAAGGATAGGCAAAGTGGTCGGCATTGCAATGGAGAACGATCGCATGATACACGAGTACGAGAGCCTGACCAGCGATCTGTTGCGTTGGATCGAGGGTACTATAGAGGCGTTGGGCGACCGCCGATTTGCCAATTCGTTGGTGGGTGTCCAGTCTCAGCTTTCCCAATTCTCCAACTACCGAACCGTGGAGAAACCGCCCAAGTTCGTCGAGAAGGGGAACCTCGAGGTGTTGCTGTTCACCTTGCAGTCGAAGATGCGCGCGAACAATCAGAAACCGTACACGCCCAAGGAGGGGAAGATGATCTCGGACATAAACAAGGCGTGGGAGAGGTTGGAGAAGGCGGAGCACGAGCGCGAGCTAGCCCTTCGGGAGGAGTTGATCCGCCAGGAGAAGTTGGAGCAATTGGCGGCGAGGTTCAATCGGAAGGCGAGCATGAGGGAGACCTGGCTGTCCGAGAACCAGCGCCTCGTCTCCCAGGACAATTTCGGCTTCGACTTGGCGGCCGTCGAGGCGGCGGCGAAGAAGCACGAGGCCATCGAGACGGACATCTTCGCGTACGAGGAGCGGGTCCAGGCCGTGATGGCCGTCTCCCAGGAACTCGAGGCAGAGAATTACCACGACATAGAGCGCATCAACGCCCGAAAGGACAACGTGCTCAGACTGTGGAATTACTTGTTGGAGCTGCTCCGCGCGAGGAGGATGAGGCTGGAGCTGTCCCTCCAGCTGCAGCAAAACTTCCAAGAGATGTTGTACATCCTCGACAGCATGGAGGAGATAAAGATGCGCCTGTTGACCGACGATTACGGGAAACACTTGATGGGCGTGGAGGATCTGTTGCAGAAGCACTCCCTGGTCGAGGCCGATATCAACGTGTTGGGGGAGAGGGTGAAGGCGGTGGTGCAACAGAGCCAGAGATTCCTCGACCACGGGGAGGGATACAGGCCTTGCGACCCGGCGATCATAGTGGAGCGCGTGCAACAACTCGAGGACGCTTACGCCGAGCTGGTACGATTGGCGGTGGAGAGGAGGGCCAGGCTGGAGGAGTCTCGAAAGTTGTGGCAATTCTACTGGGACATGGCCGACGAGGAGAATTGGATAAAGGAGAAGGAGCAGATAGTGTCCACCGGGGACATCGGCCACGACTTGACCACGATAAACCTCCTCCTGTCCAAGCACAAAGCGCTCGAGAACGAGATCCAATCCCACGAGCCCCAACTGATGTCCGTGGCAGCGGTCGGGGACGAGTTGGTCCGCCAGAAACACTTCGGCTCGGACAGGATCCAGGAGAGGCTTCACGAGATCCTGGGCATGTGGAATCACCTGTTGGATCTGGCTGCATTCAGAAGGAAACGATTGGAGGAGGCGGTCGACTACCACCAGTTGTTCGCCGACGCGGACGACATAGACATTTGGATGCTGGACACGTTGCGGCTAGTCTCGTCCGAGGACGTCGGCAGGGACGAGGCCAACGTGCAGTCGTTGCTGAAGAAGCACAAGGACGTGACGGACGAGCTGAAGAATTACGCAGCCACCATCGACCAACTCCATCAACAGGCCTCGTCCCTCGGCGAGCAGGACGCCAAGTCGCCCGAGGTGTTGGAGAGGCTCGCCTCCATCGACTCCAGGTACAAGGAGTTGATGGAGCTCGCCAAGCTTCGAAAGCAGAGGCTGTTGGACGCGTTGTCGTTGTACAAGTTGTTCAGCGAGTCGGACGGCGTGGAGCAGTGGATAGGGGAGAAGAATCGGATGCTGGAGACGATGGTCCCCGCCAAGGATATCGAGGACGTGGAGATAATGAAGCACAGGTACAACGGGTTCGAGAAGGAGATGTACGCGAACGCGTCCCGCGTCGCAGTGGTGAATCAACTGGCCAGGCAGTTGTTGCACGTCGAGCATCCAAACTCGGAGCAGATCGTGGCGCGGCAGAACGAGCTGAACCAGAAGTGGGCCGAGCTGAGGGAGAAGGCGGAGAACAAGAGGGACGAGTTGAACTCGGCCCACGGGGTGCAGACGTTCCACATCGAGTGCCGGGAGACCGTGTCCTGGATCGAGGACAAGAAACGCATCCTCCAGCAGACGGACAGCCTGGAGATGGATCTGACCGGGGTGATGACGTTGCAGCGCAGATTGAGCGGGATGGAGCGCGACTTGGCCGCGATCCAGGCGAAGCTGGACGCGTTGGAGATGGAGGCGCAGAATATCCAGCAGCAGAACCTCGAGGATCCCGAGGTGATCAAGGGAAGGATCGACCAGATACACACGATATGGGAGCAATTGACGCAGATGTTGAAGGAGCGGGACGCGAAACTCGAGGAGGCGGGCGACCTGCACAGATTCCTCAGGGATCTGGACCACTTCCAGGCGTGGTTGACCAAGACCCAGACCGACGTGGCGAGCGAGGACACGCCAACTACGTTGGCAGACGCTGAGAAACTGTTGACCCAACACCAGAACATCAAGGAGGAGATCGACAATTACACGGACGATTACCAGAAGATGATGGAGTACGGGGAGAGGTTGACGAGCGAGGCCGGGGACGGCGACACCCAGTACATGTTCCTCAGGGAGAGGTTGAACGCTCTGAAGATGGGCTGGGAGGAGTTGCACCAGATGTGGGTGAACAGGAAGATCCTGCTGTCCAATTCCCTCAACTTGCAGATATTCGACCGCGACGCTCGCCAGGCAGAGGTGCTTTTGTCCCAGCAAGAGCACATTCTCGCCAAGGATGAAACTCCGGCCAATTTCGAGCAGGCCGAGCACATGATTAAACGGCACGAGGCGTTCATGACCACGATGGACGCGAACGACGAGAAGATCAATTCCGTGGTCCAGTACGCTGGACGGCTTGTCGACGAGGGACACTTCGCGGCCGACAAAGTCAAGAGGAAGGCGGAGAGCATCAACGAGCGACGCCGTATAAACCGGGAGAAGGCGAACCAGTACATGGAGAAGCTGAAGGATCAGTTGCAGTTGCAGATGTTCCTGCAGGATTGCGAGGAGTTGGGCGAATGGGTGCAGGAGAAGCACATCACCGCCCAGGACGAGACTTACAGGAGCGCCAAGACCGTGCACAGCAAGTGGACCAGGCATCAGGCGTTCGAGGCTGAGATAGCGAGCAACAAGGATCGCTTGCAGCAGTTGCAACAGGCGGCCGAGGAGTTGATCCAACAGAAGCCAGACCTGGCCGAGATCATCAAGCCGAAGGTGGCCGAATTGGCCGATCAATTCGAGGAGCTCGAAACGACCACGCACGACAAAGGGGAACGATTGTTCGACGCGAATCGGGAGGTTCTCATCCACCAGACCTGCGACGACATCGACTCGTGGATGAACGAGTTGGAGAAGCAAATCGAGAGCACGGACACGGGATCAGATCTGGCCTCGGTCAACATCCTGATGCAGAAGCAACAGATGATCGAGACGCAGATGGCGGTGAAGGCGAGGCAGGTTACCGAGTTGGACAAACAGGCGGAGCACTTGCAGCGCACCGTGCCCGAGGACAAGATGGAGGAGATCAAGTGCAAGAAGGAGAAGGTGGCCCAGAGGTTTGCCCAGTTGAAGGCGCCGTTGATCGACAGGCAGCGCCAgttggagaagaagaaggaggcgTTCCAGTTCAGGCGGGACGTGGAGGACGAGAAGCTGTGGATAGCCGAGAAGATGCCGCAGGCGACCAGCACCGAGTACGGGAACTCGTTGTTCAACGTGCACAtgctgaagaagaagaatcaatCTTTGCGCACCGAGATAGAGAATCACGAGCCGAGGATCAATCTGGTTTGCAACAACGGGCAGAAGCTGATAGACGAAGGGCACGAGGACAGCCCCGAGTTCCAGAAGCTGATATCCGAGCTGACCGAGAAGTGGAAGGAGTTGAAGCACGCGGTGGACGACAGGAACAAGCACCTCCTTCAGAACGAGAAGGCGCAGCAATACTTCTTCGACGCGACGGAGGCGGAATCTTGGATGAGCGAGCAGGAGTTGTACATGATGGTCGAGGATCGCGGCAAGGACGAGATCTCTGCCCAGAATCTGATGAAGAAGCACGAGTCTTTGGAGCACGCGGTCGAAGATTACGCGGAGACTATTCGCCAATTGGGCGAAACTGCCAGGCAATTGATCAACGATCAACACCCGCTAGGCGATCAGATAGCCGTGAAACAATCCCAGGTGGACAAGCTGTACGCAGGCCTGAAGGATCTGGCCGGTGAACGGAGGGCCAAGTTGGACGAGGCGCTTCAGTTGTTCATGCTGAACAGGGAGGTGGACGATCTGGAACAGTGGATCGCCGAGAGGGAATTGGTCGCTGGAAGCCACGAGTTGGGCCAAGATTACGACCACGTGACGCTCCTCTGGGAAAGGTTCAAGGAGTTCGCGCGGGACACGGAGGCGATAGGGTCGGAGAGAGTGGCGGCCGTGAACGGGATCGCGGATTCCCTGATAGCGACCGGCCACTCGGACGCTGCCACGATCGCCGAATGGAAGGACGGGTTGAACGAGGTGTGGCAGGATTTGTTGGAATTGATCGAGACGCGTACGCAGATGTTGCAAGCCAGCCGAGAGTTGCACAAATTCTTCCACGATTGCAAAGACGTGCTTGGAAGAATATTGGAGAAGCAGAACGCGATGTCGGACGAGTTGGGCCGGGACGCCGGCTCCGTTTCAGCCCTGCAACGGAAACACGCCAATTTCATGCAGGATTTGTCCACGTTGCAAAGCCAGGTGACCCAGATACAAGAGGAGTCCGCCAAGTTGCAGGCGAGTTACGCGGGGGACAAGGCTAGGGAGATAACGAATCGCGAGGGAGAGGTGGTCGCCGCGTGGAACAACCTTCAGTCGTTGTGCGACGCCAGGAGGACCAAGTTGGAGGACACCGGTGATCTGTTCCGATTCTTCAACATGGTCAGAACACTTATGATTTGGATGGACGACGTGGTCCGCCAGATGAACACCTCGGAGAAGCCTCGAGACGTGGCCGGGGTTGAGCTGCTCATGAACAATCATCAAAGTTTGAAAGCCGAGATAGACGCCAGGGAGGATAACTTGATGGCGTGCATCAATCTTGGAAAAGATTTGCTGGCTAGAAATCATTACGCGAGCAGCCAGATCAAAGAGAAATTGGCAGCTCTGACGGATCATAGAAACGCCTTGTTGCATAGATGGGAGGAACGCTGGGAGAATTTGCAActga TTTTGGAGGTGTATCAATTCGCAAGAGACGCTGCGGTTGCCGAAGCGTGGTTGATCGCCCAAGAACCGTACCTTATGAGCCAAGAGCTTGGC CACACGATCGACGAAGTGGAGAACCTGATCAAGAAACACGAAGCGTTCGAAAAATCGGCAGCCGCGCAGGAAGAAAGGTTTAGTGCCTTGCATCGACTCACTACG TTTGAGTTGAAGGAAATGAAGAGGAGGGAACAAGAacgggaagaagaggaaagacgCAAGAAAGAGGAGGCCGCGGCAGCCGAGGCAGCTCGATTAGCTAAAGCAACGCCTGTAACTAGTCCAGACGAACCACCTAGCGAGAG AGCAGAAGCAGAGGGTGTACCAAGTGGGGAACGTCCAACTGGAGAAGATGAGTCGCATG